The Halostagnicola larsenii XH-48 region CCGCTCGTGATCGTCAACTGGTTGAGCGAGACCAGCGAGCCGCGGATCTTCGGCGGCGAGATTTCGGAGATGTACAGCGGGCCGACGACGGAGGCGAAGCCGACGCCGATCCCGTCGACGATCCGGCCGAGGATGAGCACCTCGACGTTCGGGGCGACCGCCATGATGAGCGAGCCGACGAAGAAGACGACCGCGCCGACGAGGATCAGCCGACGACGGCCGAGCCGATCGGCGAGTCGACCGCCGAGTGCGGCCCCGAAAATCGCGCCGACCATCGCGCCGCTGACGACCACGCCTTCGACGAGGGAGGGGTCGATCGCGTACCCCATGATCATCGTCAGGTCGAACGTGTCTCGGATGTAGAGCATTGCGCCGGAGATGACGCCGGTGTCGAATCCGAACAGTAAGCCGTTGAGGGCCGCCAGGCCCGCGACGACGTACACGAACGAATTACGATCGCCGGTTGTCGCGCCTGTTTGAGTAGCCGACATTGGTAGTCTGTGAATTATTCTTTCAGATCAGAGTTAACAAACGCATCGGTCTCGAGTGACATCGAAAACCGCTCGAGGTGAGTACGAAATCCCGGTTCTCGAGGTCAATCGACTGTCTTTGAGCGATACAAAATCGAGGTCGACAACTCATCAGGCGATGCTCACGGCTCGGCGGTCTGGGACAGCCCGGCGAGCAACACGTATCAGTCGATAGAAGCGCCATTATTTCGTTAAACGTAATCTCGAAACTCACGATAGGTACAGGCGGTCCAGTGAGCGAGCGGGCCAAGGAACCCTCGAAGCCGCGCCGTAGGCGCGGCTGAGGGGGTGACGAAGTGCTTTTCATCAACGTTTTGCCGAGTGCGGTCGCGGAGCGACCGTACGCAGAGCAAAAGGGGCACTGAGCGACTTGTCTCAGTCAGTCCGTGCTCTCGCTCGGTTGCGGTCGGTTTTCGGAGACGGAACGACGGGCCACTACGACGAGCGCCATCACCGTCAGCAGCGTCACGACCAACAATAATCCCGTTCCCGCTGGGAGCCCGATGAGGGCCGCGACATCGGCGTAGAACGTAAAGAGAAGAAACGCCGGGAAGAGAGTCCCGATCGCGTATCGCCACGGGACCACCAGTGGGCGTGAGAGCTGTCCCGCACCTTCGAGGTACTCCTCGACCGCGGCCGGACCGAGGACCCAGGCCGTGTACACCATGAACCCGGTCAGTCCGAGCACCAAGAGTAGATCGACGAGGTGGTTCGCGAACAGCGTAAACACCGCGGGGCTAAACGCGTTCACGCCGCCGGTGAGTGCGATCAGCGCGAATAGCCCCCAGGTCGCCCCCGACCGCTCGATATCGAACTCGTCGACCAGCAACGAGACCGGAATCTCGAGCATACTTATCAGACTCGTCAGGGCTGCGAGAAGAACGACGAGAAAGAAGACCGCGCCGAGAAGTCGCCCGCCGGGCAGGCTCGCGAACGCGCCGGCGATCCCGACAAACAGGGCGCCGGGGCCGCCCTCAGTCGGTCCTGGCGCAAACGAAAACAGCAACGGGAACACCACGAATCCGCCCAGGATGCCGATACCGAGATTGAACACGGCGATAGCCGAGGCGTCGAGGGGCAGCGAGCGGTCGTCGTCGATGTAGGAGGCGTAGGTGATCATCGTCCCGCTGCCAATCGAGAGGGTGAAAAGCGCCTGACCGGCGGCCGCTCCCAGTACCGATAGGAAGTTCTCCGCGAGGTAGGTACCGTCGAATTCGAGGTAGAACTCGTATCCCTGTGCGGCGCCGGGTTGTTGGGCCGCCCAGATCGCGAGTCCGACGAGCAACACCACGACGCCGGGTATCATCACCTTCGTCGTCGCCTCGATGCCGCGTCTGATCCCCGCGGCGACGATCAGAGACGTGGCCGCGAGGACGGCGAGTTGGTAGCCGAACGCTTCGGCACCGTAGCTGATCGCTGCGAAGTGGGTTTCGGGATCCGTGAAATAGGCACCCGTCGCGCTCTCGAGGAAGTACCGAAGGATCCACCCGCCGACGACGCTGTAGAACGACATCAGCATGATCGAGGTGACGACACAGAGCACGCCCAACGCCGCCCAGAAACGCGATCCGGCGAGCGATTTGAACGCCCCCACTGGGTTCCGATTCGACTGTCGACCGATCACGAACGCGGCCAGCAATCCCGGTACCCCGACGACGAGGACGATGAGCAGATACAACAGTAAAAAGGCGCTCCCGCCGTTCTCCGCGGTCATCCAGGGAAATCGCCAGATGTTCCCCAGTCCGACCGCGCTTCCGACCGCGGCCAGGATAAATCCAGCGCGACTCGCCCAACTCTCACGTACCATCCTGTCTCAGGGAATCGACTCGGCGTGCATAAGAATTGTTTATCAGTGGCTCAGTTCATTCGTGGTGACATGGAATGAAGTGATCTGAACACGACGCGTAACCTGGTCAGTAATGCACGCGTGGCTTTCGGACTCGAGACTGCCAGCGTCCAAACGAAACCGCCAACGAACTGCCCCACTTGACGATCGGCGTGAACGACTCGAGCGACTCTGCAATCCCCAATTCCGCCGAGTCAGTCTTCGATTTCGATCGCCGGACGACCGGGCTCGGCGTTTCGAAGCACGTCGTCGTCGGCGTCGGTCGCGCGGACGACCCGAACCGGCACGTCGAACTCGCGTTCGATCAGCCAGACGGCCGACTCGAGGGCGTCGTATTCGGCGTCGACCTCGAGCGGGCGGGTCAGCGCCTCTCGCTCGGCCTGTAAGTCCTGTCCGTAGCTGGCGGCCGCGTCGCCCCGTTCGCGGATCTCGGAGTTTTGCATCAGTTCGCCGATCAGGTTATCGGCGTCGCTCTCGATGGCGATCTCGAGGGCGTCGTACTTCCACTCGGGCGCGACGACGACGTCGATCGATTTCGGGTCCTCGATGCCGGCCACGTCGATGATTTGGCGGATGTCCTCGCGAGTGTTCTCGACCAGGTTGCGGCGCTTCTCGACGTGATCGCGATCGACCGTCGCGCTCGGCCACGGGGCGTCGGCGACGAACTCGTCGTTTCCGAGCGCGTCGTACAGTTCCTCGGCGATGTGGGGCGCGACCGGCGCGAGCAGTCGGACGACCGCCGACAGGCCGCGCTCGTAGGTCGCGGCGTGTGGCTCGGTGTACTCGGCGTACTGGCGAAGCGTGCGAACGAGCGCCTGGCTCTCGCGAACCGCGGCGTTGAAGGTCAGGTCGTCGTACTCCGCGCTCGAGATCGCGATCGCCGCGTCGATCTCGCTTTCGACGTAGCTCGCGACGGCGTCGTCGTCGCCGTCGGGTGGACTCTCGGCGTACTCCTCGACCAGCTCCTTCAGGCGGGTCAGGAAGGCGTACGTCGAACGCACGCCCTCCTCGCTCCAGTCGAAGTCCCGCTCGGGCTGGGCGGCCTGCATCATGAACAGCCGCGCGGTGTCCGCGCCGTACTCCTCGACGATCCGCTGGGGCGAGACGACGTTGCCGACGGACTTGGACATCTTCTCGCCC contains the following coding sequences:
- a CDS encoding sodium-dependent transporter gives rise to the protein MVRESWASRAGFILAAVGSAVGLGNIWRFPWMTAENGGSAFLLLYLLIVLVVGVPGLLAAFVIGRQSNRNPVGAFKSLAGSRFWAALGVLCVVTSIMLMSFYSVVGGWILRYFLESATGAYFTDPETHFAAISYGAEAFGYQLAVLAATSLIVAAGIRRGIEATTKVMIPGVVVLLVGLAIWAAQQPGAAQGYEFYLEFDGTYLAENFLSVLGAAAGQALFTLSIGSGTMITYASYIDDDRSLPLDASAIAVFNLGIGILGGFVVFPLLFSFAPGPTEGGPGALFVGIAGAFASLPGGRLLGAVFFLVVLLAALTSLISMLEIPVSLLVDEFDIERSGATWGLFALIALTGGVNAFSPAVFTLFANHLVDLLLVLGLTGFMVYTAWVLGPAAVEEYLEGAGQLSRPLVVPWRYAIGTLFPAFLLFTFYADVAALIGLPAGTGLLLVVTLLTVMALVVVARRSVSENRPQPSESTD